The genomic region ACTGACTGAAGGAGATCTCGGAGGAGTCGATGGAGGTGTCGGTCATGATGTTGAAAACCACCACGACCATGATGATGAGAATACCCCAGATCAGTGATGCGCGGAGGGGGATCTTGTTGAGCACGTTTGGCCTCGTCGAAGTCGAGTATATGGCGAGCCATTAAGGGGCAAACCTGAGCTGGCGCGCGGGAGTCCGGCGGGGGCATGAAATGCGGGCGGCCGGACCGACAAGCTATAACACCTCGCATAAGGGCGTTCAACAGCGCAGCCTGCGCTTGAGCTTCCCTGATGCGGGGCCGCGGATGATGCGAGCGGCGTCGATGGGGAGAAGGGATTTTCAGGGGGTGTTATTTCCGCTGCCATTGAAGAATTGCACTCAGGGCGGCGGAAGGGCGCACGATCACCTCCAAAACTTGCCTGCTGGCGTGTGTTGGATCCGGGGGGAAAGAGGTGGAGAGGCCGGCGATCCAGATCAGGTCGTTGGAGGCGTCGGCGACACAGGGCCAGCACCAGCGCGTGTCGGCCCCGATGCGCGCGGCCTGAAAGACCGCGCTGGCTTTGATCTTCTGCGGGGTGCCATCCTGGCGAGTGCGGGTGAGCGTGTCGCCGGGGAGGTAGCCGCGCAGCGTGAGTGGATGATGTGCGGCGGGGGCCGGGAGCAGGCAGCGCCAGGGGCGCGCGGGGTGGTCGGGGGCGGCCTGCGCCCGGGGAAGGATCGACCACCGAACGTGGGAGCCCTGCCAGTCGAGTGCACCCCGAGGTGTCGCGGCGATCTTTATTGGCGATGCCGTGGGGTGGAGTCGATCGCGCCCGCCCCGCTGACGGGCGGGGAGCAGCGTCAGGCGGCCGTGGCTCGCGCGGACCAGAAAACCCGGGGCGCTGAGATGTTTCGGGGTGATGGAGAAGGCGTCGGGCAGGAGCGCTGCGATGCGCTCTAGGGTCTCGCGGTCGAAGGCGGGCGCGATGCGCAGGATGACGCGGAAACAGAGGGCGCGTGGGGCGCTCAGGAGCAGGTGGGCATCGAAGGCGTGTGTGTCGGGCTCCAGCGCCGGGCGTCGAGCGCGTGTTTCGAGCTGATTTGCAGCGTGCTCGGCGGCCTCATGCTCCGACTCAAGGTTGGCCAGCGTGCGGCGCGCCGGGCTTAACTCGCCGGCGATCGCTCGGAGCTGGGGGGTCACCTGCTGGCGGATGCGGTTGCGCAGGTAGTGGTCGGTGGCGTTGGTGGGGTCGTCGACCCAGGTGAGGTTGCGCTCACGTGCATAATCTGCGACCTGGCGGGCTGAGGCGAAGAGTAAGGGGCGGAGCACCCGCAGGTTGTGATGTTCAATGCGAAGCGTTGCGTCTTCTTGCAAGGTTGCCAGGCCATCAAGCCCGCTCCCGCGCAGCAGGTTGATCAGCGCGCTCTCCAGGCGATCGTCGCCGTGATGGGCGGTGAGCACTGCGCGGGCGCGGTGAGCTAATGCAAGCTCGGCCAGCTTGAGGTAGCGGGCCTCGCGCGCCTCGCCCTGGCTTGTGACCTGGCCCGCAGTGAGGGTGACGCGCTCAAAGCATAGCCCGAACCTGTGGGCCTGCTCCTCGCAATGCGCGGCGTCACGCGTGGAGCTCTCCCGCATGGCGTGATCGATATGCGCGGCCACCAGGTTCAGTTGAAGTGGCGTGGCAAGTCTTCGGAGAAGATCGAGTAAGACGGTGGAGTCGCGCCCGCCGCTCCAGGCAAGAAGCAAGGTGTCGCCCGCGGTGATTCCGGCGCGTTGCAGCGCGTCCTGGACGCCCGCGACGAGGTCATCGTCGTTGCCTGAAGGAGAGGTTGGCATCGCGCGTGGCTCAGTCTTTTGAGAGCGAGTCGACAAAATGCTTAAGCGCGCCGGGGGGCACCGCCAGGCCGACCTCGCCACGCTCCGGGTGGCGAAGCGCGTTCAACGCTACAAGGCGTCCGGTGTTGGAGAAGAGCGGCGCGCCGAGGATCGCGGTCGATGTGGTGGGCAGGTAGAACTGAAAGGCCTCGTCCAACGTGCGAAGATCGTGGATTTGCACCGGCTCAATGAGCCCCGGGCGCTCCGGGGAGTAGGCAAAGATCATGGGCGGGGCCGGTCGGCTGGTGTCATGGAGCGGCCAACCGGATTGAGGCCGGCTGCGAGCTTCCGCCTCGTCGGAGACGAAGCTCAGGTGAGCCAGGTTGAGGTTGGGCTCTCTACGGTCGGCGCGAAGCTCGATGAGCACATCACCAACTTCTTTTAAGAGATCTTCGATGCCCTCGCCGGAGGGGCGGCTTGTGCCGGGGGAGGGCCGGCTGGCCAGGGGAATCCCGTGCTCGCGCATGGCGGCTGCGGTGGCGTCGTCGATGAGGAAGATCTGCTTCGCGTCTGTGAGCCAGTCGGATGTGCTCATCAGGATCGGCGCCCGGTCAGGGGCCGGCTGCACCCAGACGGCGTGTCCGATGTAGACCATCGGTACCTGCCGATAGGGCCGCGGCGGCATGACCAGCGCCATGATCAGCGAGGTGCGTGTGTTGGCGATGGCGCGCAGGCGCTCCAGCTCTTCACGATTGAGGGGGCGAGGGAGGTCGGCGCTCTCGGCGGTGGCAATTTCAGGGCGCCCCAGGCCCGGGGTGATCTCGCTGAGCTCATGCGGACGGATGCGCTCGATGCGGACATCCTCAAAACTCTGCAGCTCGCCGGGTTTGACGCGTTGCAGGGGCTCGGACTCCTGAGCAAAGGCCGAATTCGC from Lujinxingia vulgaris harbors:
- the tilS gene encoding tRNA lysidine(34) synthetase TilS; amino-acid sequence: MPTSPSGNDDDLVAGVQDALQRAGITAGDTLLLAWSGGRDSTVLLDLLRRLATPLQLNLVAAHIDHAMRESSTRDAAHCEEQAHRFGLCFERVTLTAGQVTSQGEAREARYLKLAELALAHRARAVLTAHHGDDRLESALINLLRGSGLDGLATLQEDATLRIEHHNLRVLRPLLFASARQVADYARERNLTWVDDPTNATDHYLRNRIRQQVTPQLRAIAGELSPARRTLANLESEHEAAEHAANQLETRARRPALEPDTHAFDAHLLLSAPRALCFRVILRIAPAFDRETLERIAALLPDAFSITPKHLSAPGFLVRASHGRLTLLPARQRGGRDRLHPTASPIKIAATPRGALDWQGSHVRWSILPRAQAAPDHPARPWRCLLPAPAAHHPLTLRGYLPGDTLTRTRQDGTPQKIKASAVFQAARIGADTRWCWPCVADASNDLIWIAGLSTSFPPDPTHASRQVLEVIVRPSAALSAILQWQRK